Proteins encoded together in one Kitasatospora albolonga window:
- a CDS encoding 2-oxoglutarate dehydrogenase E1 component translates to MSSQSPSNSSISTDQASPGTNPAAAFGANEWLVDEIYQQYLQDPSSVDRAWWDFFADYKPGTSGAADKPVPGAAASGAAADGAPAATAPAQPAAPVKPAAAPAQAKTETKPAEAKAAPAPAPAKPAPAKPAAAPAKAEAKADAKASEATEAPAGPEYVTLRGPSAAVAKNMNASLELPTATSVRAVPVKLLFDNRIVINNHLKRARGGKISFTHLIGYAMVQALKAMPSMNYSFAVKDGKPTLVKPEHVNLGLAIDLVKPNGDRQLVVAAIKKAETLNFFEFWQAYEDIVRRARIGKLGMDDFTGVTASLTNPGGIGTVHSVPRLMPGQGLIMGVGAMDYPAEFQGTSQDTLNKLGISKVMTLTSTYDHRVIQGAASGEFLRVLSQLLLGQNDFYDEIFKALRIPYEPVRWLTDIDASHDNDVTKAARVFELIHSYRVRGHVMADTDPLEYRQRKHPDLDITEHGLTLWDLERDFAVGGFAGKSMMKLRDILGVLRESYCRTTGIEFMHIQDPKQRKWLQDRVERPRAQQPEREEQLRILRRLNAAEAFETFLQTKYVGQKRFSLEGGESVIPLLDAVIDSAAEARLDEVVIGMAHRGRLNVLANIVGKSYAQIFREFEGNLDPRSMHGSGDVKYHLGAEGTFTGLDGEQIKVSLAANPSHLEAVDPVLEGIARAKQDIINKGGTDFTVLPVALHGDAAFAGQGVVAETLNMSQLRGYRTGGTVHVVINNQVGFTAAPESSRSSMYATDVARMIEAPIIHVNGDDPEAVVRVARLAFEFRQAFNKDVVIDLICYRRRGHNEGDNPEFTNPQMYTLIDKKRSVRKLYTESLIGRGDITLEEAEQALQDFQGQLEKVFAEVREATSQPAAPHVPEPQAAFPVAVDTAVSAEIVKRIAESQVNIPESITVHPRLMPQMQRRAASVENGTIDWGMGETLAIGSLLMEGTPVRLAGQDSRRGTFGQRHAVLVDQVTGEDYTPLLYLTEDQARYNVYDSLLSEYAAMGFEYGYSLARPESLVIWEAQFGDFVNGAQTVVDEFISSAEQKWGQTSGVTLLLPHGYEGQGPDHSSARPERFLQMCAQDNMTVAMPTLPSNYFHLLRWQVHNPHHKPLIVFTPKSMLRLKAAASKIEEFTSGGFRPVIGDDSVKAEDVRKVVFVSGKLFYDLDAEREKRGDTETALIRLERLYPLPGAEIQAEIAKYPNAEKYLWAQEEPANQGAWPFIALNLIDHLDLAVGADVPHGERLRRISRPHGSSPAVGSAKRHQAEQTQLVNEVFEA, encoded by the coding sequence GTGTCGTCTCAGTCCCCCAGTAACTCGAGCATCTCGACCGACCAAGCCAGCCCGGGCACCAACCCGGCCGCCGCTTTCGGCGCCAATGAGTGGCTCGTCGACGAGATCTACCAGCAGTACCTCCAGGACCCCAGTTCGGTCGATCGCGCCTGGTGGGACTTCTTCGCCGACTACAAGCCGGGTACCTCCGGCGCGGCGGACAAGCCCGTTCCCGGCGCCGCAGCCTCGGGGGCTGCGGCGGACGGGGCCCCGGCCGCCACCGCCCCGGCGCAGCCCGCGGCCCCGGTGAAGCCCGCCGCGGCCCCGGCGCAGGCGAAGACCGAAACGAAGCCCGCGGAGGCCAAGGCCGCCCCGGCCCCGGCCCCCGCGAAGCCCGCCCCGGCCAAGCCCGCCGCCGCGCCCGCGAAGGCCGAGGCCAAGGCGGACGCCAAGGCGTCCGAGGCCACCGAGGCCCCGGCCGGTCCCGAGTACGTGACGCTGCGCGGCCCCTCCGCCGCCGTCGCGAAGAACATGAACGCCTCGCTGGAGCTGCCGACGGCCACGTCCGTCCGCGCGGTCCCGGTGAAGCTGCTCTTCGACAACCGCATCGTCATCAACAACCACCTCAAGCGCGCCCGGGGCGGGAAGATCTCCTTCACGCACCTCATCGGGTACGCGATGGTGCAGGCCCTCAAGGCCATGCCGTCGATGAACTACTCCTTCGCGGTGAAGGACGGCAAGCCGACCCTGGTCAAGCCGGAGCACGTCAACCTCGGTCTCGCCATCGACCTGGTGAAGCCGAACGGTGACCGCCAGCTGGTCGTCGCGGCCATCAAGAAGGCCGAGACGCTCAACTTCTTCGAGTTCTGGCAGGCGTACGAGGACATCGTCCGGCGCGCCCGCATCGGCAAGCTCGGCATGGACGACTTCACCGGCGTCACCGCCTCGCTGACCAACCCCGGCGGCATCGGCACCGTCCACTCGGTGCCCCGCCTGATGCCCGGACAGGGCCTCATCATGGGCGTCGGCGCGATGGACTACCCGGCGGAGTTCCAGGGCACCTCCCAGGACACCCTGAACAAGCTCGGCATCTCGAAGGTCATGACGCTCACGTCGACCTACGACCACCGGGTCATCCAGGGCGCGGCCTCCGGTGAGTTCCTGCGCGTCCTGAGCCAGCTGCTGCTGGGCCAGAACGACTTCTACGACGAGATCTTCAAGGCCCTGCGCATCCCGTACGAGCCGGTCCGCTGGCTCACGGACATCGACGCGTCGCACGACAACGACGTGACGAAGGCCGCACGGGTCTTCGAGCTGATCCACTCCTACCGGGTCCGGGGCCACGTCATGGCCGACACCGACCCGCTGGAGTACCGCCAGCGCAAGCACCCCGACCTCGACATCACCGAGCACGGCCTCACCCTGTGGGACCTGGAGCGGGACTTCGCGGTCGGCGGGTTCGCGGGCAAGTCGATGATGAAGCTCCGCGACATCCTCGGTGTGCTGCGTGAGTCGTACTGCCGCACCACCGGCATCGAGTTCATGCACATCCAGGACCCGAAGCAGCGCAAGTGGCTCCAGGACCGGGTGGAGCGGCCCCGCGCCCAGCAGCCCGAGCGCGAGGAGCAGCTGCGCATCCTGCGGCGGCTGAACGCGGCCGAGGCGTTCGAGACCTTCCTCCAGACCAAGTACGTCGGCCAGAAGCGGTTCTCGCTGGAGGGCGGCGAGTCCGTCATCCCGCTGCTCGACGCGGTCATCGACTCCGCCGCCGAGGCCCGCCTCGACGAGGTCGTCATCGGCATGGCCCACCGCGGCCGCCTGAACGTCCTGGCGAACATCGTCGGCAAGTCGTACGCGCAGATCTTCCGCGAGTTCGAGGGCAACCTCGACCCGCGCTCGATGCACGGCTCCGGCGACGTCAAGTACCACCTGGGCGCCGAGGGCACCTTCACCGGTCTGGACGGCGAGCAGATCAAGGTCTCGCTGGCCGCCAACCCCTCGCACCTGGAGGCGGTCGACCCGGTCCTGGAGGGCATCGCCCGCGCCAAGCAGGACATCATCAACAAGGGCGGCACGGACTTCACGGTCCTGCCGGTCGCGCTCCACGGCGACGCGGCCTTTGCGGGCCAGGGCGTCGTCGCCGAGACGCTCAACATGTCGCAGCTGCGCGGCTACCGCACCGGCGGCACCGTGCACGTGGTGATCAACAACCAGGTCGGCTTCACCGCCGCCCCGGAGTCCTCGCGCTCCTCGATGTACGCCACCGACGTGGCGCGCATGATCGAGGCGCCGATCATCCACGTCAACGGTGACGACCCGGAGGCCGTGGTCCGCGTCGCGCGGCTCGCCTTCGAGTTCCGGCAGGCGTTCAACAAGGACGTCGTGATCGACCTCATCTGCTACCGCCGCCGCGGTCACAACGAGGGCGACAACCCGGAGTTCACCAACCCGCAGATGTACACCCTGATCGACAAGAAGCGCTCGGTGCGCAAGCTCTACACCGAGTCCCTCATCGGTCGCGGCGACATCACGCTGGAAGAGGCGGAGCAGGCGCTCCAGGACTTCCAGGGTCAGCTGGAGAAGGTCTTCGCCGAGGTCCGCGAGGCCACCTCGCAGCCGGCCGCCCCGCACGTCCCGGAGCCGCAGGCCGCGTTCCCGGTGGCCGTGGACACGGCGGTCTCCGCGGAGATCGTCAAGCGGATCGCCGAGTCCCAGGTCAACATCCCCGAGTCGATCACCGTCCACCCCCGTCTGATGCCGCAGATGCAGCGTCGCGCGGCCTCGGTGGAGAACGGCACGATCGACTGGGGCATGGGCGAGACCCTGGCCATCGGTTCGCTGCTGATGGAGGGCACCCCGGTCCGGCTCGCGGGCCAGGACAGCCGCCGCGGCACGTTCGGCCAGCGCCACGCGGTCCTGGTGGACCAGGTCACCGGCGAGGACTACACCCCGCTGCTGTACCTCACCGAGGACCAGGCCCGCTACAACGTCTACGACTCGCTGCTCAGCGAGTACGCGGCGATGGGCTTCGAGTACGGCTACTCGCTGGCCCGCCCGGAGTCGCTGGTCATCTGGGAGGCCCAGTTCGGTGACTTCGTCAACGGCGCGCAGACCGTCGTGGACGAGTTCATCTCCTCGGCCGAGCAGAAGTGGGGCCAGACCTCCGGCGTCACGCTGCTGCTGCCGCACGGCTACGAGGGCCAGGGCCCGGACCACAGCTCCGCTCGCCCGGAGCGCTTCCTCCAGATGTGCGCGCAGGACAACATGACGGTCGCGATGCCGACCCTCCCCTCGAACTACTTCCACCTGCTGCGCTGGCAGGTGCACAACCCGCACCACAAGCCGCTCATCGTCTTCACCCCGAAGTCGATGCTGCGTCTGAAGGCGGCGGCGTCGAAGATCGAGGAGTTCACCAGCGGCGGCTTCCGTCCGGTGATCGGTGACGACAGCGTCAAGGCGGAGGACGTCCGCAAGGTCGTCTTCGTCTCGGGCAAGCTCTTCTACGACCTGGACGCCGAGCGGGAGAAGCGCGGCGACACGGAGACCGCGCTCATCCGGCTGGAGCGGCTGTACCCGCTGCCGGGTGCGGAGATCCAGGCCGAGATCGCCAAGTACCCGAACGCCGAGAAGTACCTCTGGGCCCAGGAGGAGCCGGCCAACCAGGGTGCGTGGCCGTTCATCGCGCTCAACCTGATCGACCACCTGGACCTGGCCGTCGGCGCGGACGTGCCGCACGGCGAGCGCCTGCGCCGCATCTCGCGTCCGCACGGCTCGTCCCCGGCGGTCGGCTCGGCCAAGCGCCACCAGGCCGAGCAGACGCAGCTGGTCAACGAGGTCTTCGAAGCCTGA
- a CDS encoding two-component sensor histidine kinase has translation MTRPGSGMRPFSIKAKLGTLVVVSVFITTGLLIVALRTRTEFQFITVFSVIATLLITQFVAHGLTAPLDEMRAVARSISHGDYTRRVSGAGRRDELGDLAQTINRMADDLEAEDRHRKELVANVSHELRTPIAALRAVLENVVDGVSAADPETMRTALKQTERLGRLVETLLDLSRLDNGVVTLKARRFEVWPYLSGVLKEANLAASQRRLSSGSGNHSRTDVHLHLDVSPPELTAHADAERLHQVVANLIDNAVKHSPPHGRVTVLARRGAYPESLELEVIDEGPGIPEAERYRVFERFNRGQAPSPHGPGSDGGTGLGLAIARWAVDLHGGRIGVAESARGCRIQVTLPGMSERRG, from the coding sequence ATGACCCGGCCAGGGTCGGGGATGCGGCCCTTCTCCATCAAGGCCAAGCTCGGCACGCTCGTCGTGGTCTCGGTGTTCATCACCACGGGGCTGCTGATCGTGGCCCTGCGGACCCGGACCGAGTTCCAGTTCATCACCGTGTTCTCGGTGATCGCGACGCTCCTGATCACCCAGTTCGTGGCGCACGGCCTGACCGCGCCGCTGGACGAGATGCGGGCCGTGGCCCGGTCGATCTCGCACGGCGACTACACGCGCCGGGTGAGCGGGGCCGGGCGGCGGGACGAGCTGGGCGACCTGGCCCAGACGATCAACCGCATGGCGGACGACCTGGAGGCGGAGGACCGGCACCGCAAGGAGCTGGTCGCCAATGTCTCGCACGAGCTGCGGACGCCGATCGCGGCGCTGCGGGCCGTGCTGGAGAACGTGGTGGACGGGGTGTCGGCCGCCGATCCGGAGACGATGCGTACGGCCCTGAAGCAGACGGAGCGGCTCGGCCGGCTGGTGGAGACGCTGCTGGACCTGTCCCGGCTGGACAACGGGGTGGTGACGCTGAAGGCCCGCCGTTTCGAGGTGTGGCCGTACCTTTCGGGCGTACTGAAAGAAGCCAATCTCGCCGCGTCCCAGCGGCGCCTGTCCTCGGGGTCGGGCAATCACTCCCGTACGGATGTCCATCTCCATCTGGACGTCTCGCCGCCGGAGCTCACCGCGCACGCGGACGCGGAGCGGCTGCACCAGGTGGTGGCCAACCTCATCGACAACGCGGTCAAGCACAGCCCGCCGCACGGCCGGGTGACGGTGCTGGCCCGGCGCGGGGCGTACCCGGAGTCGCTGGAGCTGGAGGTCATCGACGAGGGCCCCGGCATCCCGGAGGCGGAGCGGTACCGGGTCTTCGAGCGGTTCAACCGGGGCCAGGCCCCCTCGCCGCATGGTCCGGGCAGCGACGGCGGTACGGGGCTGGGGCTCGCGATCGCCCGCTGGGCGGTGGATCTGCACGGCGGCCGGATCGGTGTGGCCGAATCCGCTCGGGGCTGCCGCATCCAGGTCACGCTTCCGGGGATGTCCGAGCGACGCGGTTGA
- a CDS encoding DNA-binding response regulator yields the protein MEQTHTTHNGVAATPGAQRRVLVVEDDATIVDAIAARLRAEGFLVQTALDGPAAVDAAEAWQPDLMVLDIMLPGFDGLEVCRRVQAQRPVPVLMLTARDDETDMLVGLGVGADDYMTKPFSMRELAARVHVLLRRVERAALAAVTPRSGILRLGELEIDHAQRRVRVRAEDVHLTPTEFDLLVCLANTPRAVLSREQLLAEVWDWADASGTRTVDSHIKALRRKIGAERIRTVHGVGYALETPAP from the coding sequence ATGGAACAGACACACACCACCCACAACGGCGTCGCGGCCACCCCAGGGGCGCAGCGCCGGGTGCTGGTGGTCGAGGACGACGCCACGATCGTCGACGCCATTGCCGCCCGGCTGCGGGCGGAGGGCTTCCTGGTGCAGACCGCGCTGGACGGGCCCGCCGCCGTGGACGCGGCCGAGGCGTGGCAGCCCGATCTGATGGTGCTCGACATCATGCTTCCGGGCTTCGACGGCCTGGAGGTCTGCCGCCGGGTGCAGGCGCAGCGCCCGGTGCCGGTGCTGATGCTCACCGCGCGCGACGACGAGACCGACATGCTGGTCGGGCTCGGGGTCGGCGCCGACGACTACATGACCAAGCCGTTCTCCATGCGGGAGCTGGCCGCCCGGGTGCACGTCCTGCTGCGCCGGGTGGAGCGGGCCGCGCTGGCCGCCGTCACGCCGCGCAGCGGCATACTGCGCCTCGGTGAGCTGGAGATCGACCACGCGCAGCGCCGGGTGCGGGTGCGCGCCGAGGACGTCCACCTCACGCCGACCGAGTTCGACCTGCTGGTCTGCCTGGCCAACACCCCGCGCGCGGTGCTCTCCCGGGAACAGCTGCTGGCCGAGGTCTGGGACTGGGCGGACGCGTCGGGGACCCGTACGGTCGACAGCCACATCAAGGCGCTGCGCCGCAAGATCGGCGCCGAGCGCATCCGTACGGTGCACGGCGTCGGTTACGCCCTGGAGACCCCGGCCCCATGA
- a CDS encoding spermidine synthase, with product MEPDTQTFTCAMIPPAPVTLDRRQGPFGEVVLRRSGQHLETFEIIANGCFLMDTSDGRSERLLIDAALAALPVGRTGPSVLIGGLGVGFSLVRAAEEERWGRIVVVEREQAIVDWHREGPLGRISGAALADPRTEVLHTDLVAHLRTATERYDALCLDIDNGPDWTVTEDNGSLYSPTGLAHCHDRLTPGGVLAVWSAQPSPAFEQALRNAGFSRVGTEEVAVARGVPDVVHLASKAH from the coding sequence ATGGAGCCCGACACCCAGACCTTCACCTGCGCCATGATTCCCCCCGCCCCCGTCACCCTCGACCGCCGCCAGGGCCCCTTCGGCGAGGTCGTCCTGCGCAGGAGCGGGCAGCACCTGGAGACCTTCGAGATCATCGCCAACGGCTGCTTCCTGATGGACACCTCCGACGGGCGCTCCGAGCGGCTGCTGATCGACGCCGCGCTGGCCGCCCTGCCCGTCGGCCGGACCGGTCCCTCCGTGCTGATCGGCGGTCTCGGCGTGGGGTTCTCGCTGGTGCGGGCCGCCGAGGAGGAGCGGTGGGGGCGGATCGTGGTCGTGGAGCGGGAGCAGGCGATCGTGGACTGGCACCGGGAGGGGCCGCTGGGGCGGATCTCCGGGGCGGCGCTGGCCGATCCCCGGACCGAGGTGCTCCACACGGATCTGGTCGCCCACCTCCGTACCGCCACGGAGCGTTACGACGCGCTCTGTCTGGACATCGACAACGGGCCCGACTGGACGGTCACGGAGGACAACGGGAGCCTCTACTCCCCCACCGGGCTCGCCCACTGCCACGACCGGCTGACCCCGGGCGGCGTGCTCGCCGTCTGGTCCGCGCAGCCGTCACCGGCCTTCGAACAGGCGTTGCGGAATGCCGGGTTCAGCAGGGTTGGGACGGAAGAAGTGGCCGTTGCCCGAGGTGTTCCGGACGTGGTCCATCTCGCATCGAAGGCTCACTGA